A single window of Pungitius pungitius chromosome 20, fPunPun2.1, whole genome shotgun sequence DNA harbors:
- the LOC134107860 gene encoding uncharacterized protein LOC134107860 encodes MNVVTACWETLFKQPGRPVSTPQQLKNQRVWRDAFATCRRIKATMTEDGFLGNVRPAARQNIQVPPKSELLVWGRARMGPGGTDYCALMEALPETNNVGVARTLAVVRNGRIPVRVCNPYPYTLSIGRYQKLGKLYHIDEADVHGSHDLTLSLEDNGVVEVALVDATVDHKGQELPEEVRNLTNRPDLSKPQQEELCTLLLKWKDAFANHDEDFGRTDLVQHRIHTGDAAPIRERYRPLPPLMYKEMKNLLAEMLEKGVIRESCSPWAAPIVLVKKKDGNWRFCVDYRKLNAVTHKDAFPLPRIEETLTNLTRAEWFSTLDLASGYWQVEMDPQDREKTAFTTPLGLFEFERMPFGLCNAPATFQRLMQQCLSGQMAESLLVYLDDIIIYSPDFSSHLQHLDEVIQRLLRHGLKLQLDKCKLLQQEVKFLGHVVDHSGTARLGAVEQRWVAQLASFNYDVKYRPGKSNANADALSRFPVDPIPTRVADQECETGASVTTAAIEPTPRSEDSEWASSEWEDAQANDPDIKVAKRLLTSIPMKYAFRWCVQAQGVKRSGKRSMKPLPMLVWIEHWPGYDSISIGLTWSKSNYAMTLVVGYWTTNRDFH; translated from the exons ATGAATGTTGTGACCGCCTGCTGggaaacactttttaaacaGCCTGGAAGGCCTGTTTCCACCCCACAGCAGCTGAAGAACCAGAGAGTTTGGCGGGATGCTTTTGCTACCTGTCGACGTATCAAGGCCACCATGACAGAAGACGGATTCTTGGGAAACGTACGGCCAGCTGCTCGCCAAAATATCCAAGTCCCACCAAAGAGTGAACTGCTGGTGTGGGGCCGTGCTCGGATGGGCCCGGGAGGAACTGACTACTGTGCCCTGATGGAAGCACTACCTGAAACCAACAATGTTGGCGTAGCTAGGACACTAGCAGTGGTAAGAAATGGGAGGATCCCTGTTCGTGTCTGTAATCCATATCCCTACACCTTGTCAATAGGGCGGTACCAGAAATTGGGTAAGCTGTACCACATTGATGAAGCTGATGTGCATGGATCTCATGACCTTACCCTATCTCTGGAAGACAATGGTGTTGTTGAAGTGGCTTTGGTAGATGCAACAGTCGACCACAAGGGGCAGGAGCTGCCTGAAGAGGTAAGGAACCTGACTAACCGACCTGATCTCTCTAAACCGCAACAGGAGGAGCTATGCACCCTGCTGCTCAAGTGGAAGGACGCGTTTGCTAACCATGATGAAGACTTTGGTCGGACAGACCTGGTACAACACCGTATCCATACAGGTGATGCAGCGCCCATCAGAGAAAGGTACCGACCTCTTCCGCCTCTGATGTacaaggaaatgaaaaacctACTTGCAGAAATGCTTGAGAAGGGGGTAATCAGAGAAAGTTGTAGCCCATGGGCTGCACCCATAGTTCTggtgaagaagaaggacggtaactggaggttctgtgtggactataggAAACTTAATGCCGTAACCCATAAAGATGCCTTTCCCCTTCCCAGAATCGAAGAGACTCTAACAAACCTGACCCGAGCCGAGTGGTTTTCTACCCTTGACCTGGCTAGTGGCTATTGGCAGGTTGAGATGGACCcccaagacagagagaaaactgcCTTTACAACCCCACTTGGACTATTCGAGTTTGAGCGCATGCCTTTTGGCCTATGTAATGCACCAGCAACATTTCAGCGCCTAATGCAACAGTGTTTAAGCGGACAAATGGCGGAGTCCCTATTGGTGTATTTGGACGACATCATAATATACTCACCTGACTTTTCCTCTCACCTACAGCATTTGGATGAAGTGATCCAAAGATTGTTGCGGCACGGCCTGAAACTGCAATTGGACAAGTGTAAACTTCTCCAACAAGAAGTCAAGTTTTTGGGCCATGTGGTGGACCATTCTGGG ACTGCTCGCCTGGGTGCTGTGGAACAACGCTGGGTCGCTCAGCTGGCTTCTTTCAACTACGACGTCAAGTACCGCCCAGGTAAAAGCAATGCTAATGCAGATGCTCTGTCCAGGTTTCCAGTTGACCCCATCCCTACCAGGGTTGCAGACCAGGAGTGTGAGACAGGAGCAAGCGTGACCACAGCAGCCATTGAGCCAACCCCTAGaagtgaggacagtgagtgggCTAGCAGCGAATGGGAAGATGCCCAAGCCAATGATCCAGACATAAAAGTGGCTAAGAG GTTACTGACCAGCATACCCATGAAGTACGCTTTCAGGTGGTGTGTCCAAGCTCAAGGTGTGAAGAGGTCTGGAAAAAGGTCCATGAAGCCGCTGCCCATGCTGGTGTGGATCGAACACTGGCCCGGATACGACAGCATTTCTATTGGCCTGACATGGAGCAAGAG CAACTACGCCATGACATTAGTGGTTGGATACTGGACCACCAACAGAGACTTTCACTAG